A part of Botrytis cinerea B05.10 chromosome 2, complete sequence genomic DNA contains:
- the Bcptc6 gene encoding Bcptc6, translating to MGRMKPMARGPWSLADSYDFISTFLNRSIARRCPSTTSRSSVTQAGRLAFSTSHSSPRHRMKIRRSGKQAGLHQEGQNRWFHDYFTTHLPSSSLHPDSRSSGPHHKLPRSASTPHTPGSGPSPAAAPPTIGTSRELTVVRIPLRSAKHHFGVSVSRGTRPYNEDAYQAGTIEIPAFAKRAPISLSRSNSKSISSGGTSADGASGDPQVFYFGVFDGHGGNECSDFLREELHKYIETTAETFKLPSSLDKKVKVPGSGTSVASKEGQDDGSGTPISQQISNKIKAIELEKSLVSDWKITVGGYFRRFKPEYFDLLDSMEGEPIRKPVSIEAALMYAFLKADLDFISAQARKPSPDDNNTDSPLNADEILGEPARYSSPHRIGGPTRFVGGSTASVAMISTPTPTPFWHPSSPSTLMVAHVGDTRIILCETLTGLAKPVTTNHHPSSPVEGGRLRRYAATFVTDSFGEERMSGLANTRAFGDMRSKRIGVSAEPEIRRVEISPAEYSFLVLVSDGVSGTLSDQEIVDVVKEAKTPEQGARDIVSFSTEVSKEGDNATCLVVRLGGWERRIEGGMGSMGTKEVRDYKKGDAMDPRRART from the exons ATGGGAAGAATGAAACCAATGGCTCGGGGCCCATGGTCCTTGGCAGATTCGTATG ACTTCATATCCACCTTCCTCAACAGATCCATAGCCCGCAGATGCCCTTCGACCACGAGCCGTAGTTCTGTCACACAAGCTGGAAGACTGGCATTCAGCACGTCACACTCATCTCCCAGGCATCGTATGAAAATTCGCAGATCAGGCAAACAAGCAGGCCTGCATCAGGAAGGACAGAACAGATGGTTTCACGACTACTTCACAACGCAtcttccctcttcatctcttcatcctGATTCCCGGTCGAGTGGCCCGCACCACAAATTGCCAAGATCGGCATCAACACCACATACTCCCGGCTCAGGACCTTCTCCAGCTGCCGCCCCACCAACTATTGGAACGTCTAGAGAACTTACAGTTGTGCGAATACCTCTACGAAGCGCGAAACATCATTTTGGAGTTTCTGTTTCCCGCGGTACGAGGCCATACAATGAAGATGCATACCAGGCAGGAACAATAGAGATCCCAGCATTTGCAAAGCGGGCTCCTATAAGTCTAAGTCGCTCGAATTCCAAAAGCATCTCAAGCGGTGGTACATCGGCGGATGGTGCAAGCGGAGATCCGCAAGTTTTCTATTTTGGAGTGTTTGATGGACATGGGGGAAACGAGTGTAGTGATTTTTTAAGGGAGGAGCTACACAAATATATCGAGACGACAGCAGAAACATTTAAGCTTCCTTCAAGTTTAGACAAGAAGGTGAAAGTTCCCGGTTCGGGGACTTCTGTGGCAAGCAAGGAAGGGCAGGATGATGGATCAGGGACACCGATTTCTCAgcaaatttctaataaaatcaaagcaaTTGAGTTGGAAAAATCACTTGTTTCAGATTGGAAAATAACAGTTGGTGGATATTTTCGCCGCTTTAAACCGGAATATTTCGATCTTCTTGATTCTATGGAAGGAGAGCCAATACGGAAACCTGTTTCCATCGAGGCGGCCCTAATGTATGCTTTCTTGAAGGcagatttagattttatatcaGCACAAGCCCGAAAACCTAGCCCGGATGATAACAACACCGACTCGCCTTTAAATGCGGATGAAATCTTAGGAGAGCCAGCGCGTTATTCCTCTCCACATCGCATTGGAGGCCCGACGCGCTTTGTTGGCGGCTCAACTGCTTCAGTTGCTATGATATCTACCCCAACACCGACTCCTTTCTGGCACCCATCCTCTCCTTCGACATTGATGGTCGCCCACGTTGGTGACACTCGTATAATACTTTGTGAGACTTTGACCGGGTTAGCCAAACCTGTGACAACCAATCATCATCCAAGTTCCCCAGTTGAAGGAGGAAGACTCAGAAGATATGCTGCGACATTTGTCACAGATTCATTTGGTGAAGAGCGCATGTCTGGATTGGCTAATACAAGAGCATTCGGTGATATGCGTTCCAAGCGCATAGGCGTCTCTGCCGAGCCGGAAATTAGACGTGTAGAGATATCTCCAGCTGAATACAGCTTTTTGGTCTTGGTTTCCGACGGTGTTAGTGGCACATTGAGTGACCAAGAAATTGTGGATGTTGTGAAAGAGGCTAAGACGCCAGAACAAGGGGCGAGAGATATTGTTAGTTTTTCCACAGAAGTGAGTAAAGAAGGAGATAATGCAACGTGCTTGGTTGTTAGGCTTGGAGGCTGGGagagaagaattgaaggTGGAATGGGAAGTATGGGCACTAAGGAGGTTAGAGATTACAAAAAGGGTGACGCGATGGATCCTAGGAGAGCTAGAACCTAG